The Arachis hypogaea cultivar Tifrunner chromosome 16, arahy.Tifrunner.gnm2.J5K5, whole genome shotgun sequence genome contains a region encoding:
- the LOC112756840 gene encoding uncharacterized protein codes for MPAYQGDDLVTDIRVLHRVFWSYYPCIRAFRHCKPVVQVDGTHLYRKYKGCLLVAVSQDGNNDIVQIAFAIVEGEISDAWHFFLSNLRQHVVMRDSVGLISDQHKSINAVVARSNGAWSPPRAFHMFCIRHIESNFLRKFKAPYLQKLVVNIGYSRTVREYELCYQPLRERGEAYTTWLNRIPREQLHANQLASGNIQVNCFDRQNEVFEVREMASGVEFAVDLRRQRCDCGEFQVDRISCRHVFACCANQRLDWQVYVHEVYKIDQVRRVYRARFRPLENPTTWPAYNGPRFVPNPYLRRVTKGRPRMTCFLNEMDTRMLRRPRICRQCGAEGHSHSRCR; via the exons atgcctgcatatcaaggcGATGACTTGGTTACGGATATCCGGGTGTTACATcgagtcttctggagttattacccctgTATTAGAGCATTCAGACATTGTAAACCAGTTGTCCAAGTAGATGGGACTCACTTGTACAGAAAGTACAAGGGTTGTCTGTTGGTTGCAGTTTCACAGGATGGAAACAACGATATCGTCCAAATTGCATTTGCTATTGTGGAGGGAGAGATTTCTGATGCGTGGCACTTTTTTCTGAGTAACCTGCGACAGCATGTAGTGATGCGGGATAGTGTGGGACTGATCTCTGACCAACACAAATCCATCAATGCAGTTGTGGCTCGCAGTAACGGAGCTTGGTCGCCTCCCAGAGCTTTCCACatgttttgcatcaggcatatagagtcgAATTTTTTGAGAAAGTTTAAGGCACCATACCTACAGAAGCTTGTCGTCAATATAG GATATTCGAGGACGGTCCGCGAGTACGAATTGTGTTACCAACCTTTACGAGAACGGGGCGAGGCTTACACAACCTGGCTAAACCGAATCCCCCGCGAACA GTTGCATGCAAATCAACTTGCTTCAGGAAACATCCAGGTGAATTGCTTCGACAGGCAGAATGAGGTCTTTGAAGTGCGTGAGATGGCAAGTGGAGTGGAGTTTGCCGTCGACCTCCGTCGACAACGATGTGACTGCGGTGAGTTCCAGGTGGACCGAATTTCTTGTAGACATGTGTTTGCGTGTTGTGCAAATCAACGACTAGATTGGCAAGTTTATGTTCATGAGGTGTATAAGATTGACCAAGTTCGACGGGTTTACCGAGCCAGGTTTAGGCCACTGGAGAATCCTACTACATGGCCTGCTTACAACGGGCCTCGATTCGTTCCGAATCCGTACCTGAGACGAGTAACCAAAGGTCGTCCAAGGATGACGTGCTTCTTGAACGAGATGGACACGCGAATGTTACGTCGTCCTAGGATATGTAGGCAATGTGGGGCTGAGGGACACAGCCATAGTAGATGTCGTTAG